The following are from one region of the Paenibacillus sp. KS-LC4 genome:
- a CDS encoding M56 family metallopeptidase: MIFLKTMYALLLNASLASTAIILLLLCIRKWFYLRLAPSFIHVLWLLVLIKLLIPIAPSSSFSFFNLVPLTIADKWTTEQRFSTHDSGSVKQWEDTVESGDETKAPLQQHAEESLPSILAASQLKDADWVATIPPSYSSEENRGGFTLLRIGLLIWLGGFVFLGIYYLAITLKFRKQLQFARRINNEEILSVLKACSEQLGIKPNIPVYEISGFKSPWIYGVLKPSIYLPEDMVVILDSRQLRHVLLHELAHYKRKDLWFNFLWTLAIWLHWFNPFVWLARRKMTSDREIACDAIVLEALGERESSSYGRTLLMLSRFFSRSSSSRAHLPYFFKNNKETKRRVMMITRFKQGSYKLSATAVLLICFLSAVLLTNANVDSNASQAENSSNENTVSSLQIDRLIPSFKWFHNLDRALAFSTFEFKVPDYLPEGYRLRNVDLNENFSKANKADLIEFATITFVSNFDQQDERNIEIKASKGNGTLLEHQLLWGASYSQQAGQAPSYRQEDLTLGSMKGTMYTTTRSKYKKKPEPAQSFVWQEHGVTYAINYYSVDLAQEELVKVIQSFALPEQVQSVDYKGKGNSFPLYDETDLQKAKHILGFPVKFPVALSDYGLKLADSVMQQADDQNTGFSIRPDTDALKNSYRVPYNSSIYEINDTIDFYQSKAPAVDVNKLSFLRKLEINGIEITTYTDHDHIYWEPVQSDNNQLKFKTQTYYVWEQNGIYYTAFFLGVDKHQEENLKSLVLAPV; the protein is encoded by the coding sequence ATGATTTTCCTTAAAACGATGTACGCCCTTCTCTTGAATGCATCGTTGGCATCGACGGCAATCATCTTGTTGCTGCTTTGCATTCGGAAATGGTTTTATTTGCGCCTTGCACCTAGCTTTATTCATGTCTTGTGGCTTCTTGTGTTAATTAAGCTGCTTATACCTATTGCTCCGTCGAGCTCGTTCAGTTTTTTTAATCTGGTGCCGCTCACGATAGCAGATAAATGGACAACAGAGCAACGTTTTTCTACTCACGATTCCGGGTCTGTGAAGCAATGGGAGGACACTGTCGAATCCGGCGACGAGACGAAGGCTCCCTTACAACAACATGCAGAAGAATCGCTGCCTTCCATTTTAGCGGCATCCCAGCTTAAGGATGCGGATTGGGTAGCAACAATTCCTCCCTCTTACAGCAGCGAGGAAAACCGGGGTGGGTTCACGCTACTTAGAATCGGCTTATTGATATGGCTTGGAGGATTCGTATTTCTCGGTATTTATTACCTGGCTATAACACTGAAATTCAGAAAGCAACTCCAATTCGCCCGCCGGATCAACAATGAAGAGATCCTTTCTGTTCTTAAAGCATGCAGTGAACAACTGGGCATTAAACCAAATATTCCGGTCTATGAGATAAGCGGTTTTAAGAGCCCATGGATCTACGGAGTGTTAAAGCCTAGCATTTATTTGCCAGAAGATATGGTTGTTATATTAGATTCCCGGCAATTGAGACATGTACTACTACATGAGCTGGCACATTATAAACGCAAAGATTTATGGTTCAATTTCTTATGGACGTTAGCGATATGGCTGCATTGGTTTAATCCTTTCGTTTGGCTGGCACGGCGAAAAATGACCTCCGATCGGGAAATAGCCTGTGATGCCATCGTGCTTGAAGCGCTGGGTGAGCGGGAATCTTCGTCATATGGCAGGACACTTCTTATGCTGTCGCGTTTTTTTTCCCGAAGCTCTTCTTCACGGGCTCATCTTCCCTATTTCTTCAAAAACAATAAAGAGACGAAACGGAGAGTTATGATGATTACGAGGTTCAAACAAGGTTCATACAAGCTGTCTGCAACAGCTGTTTTGTTGATATGCTTCTTGAGCGCCGTTTTGCTTACCAACGCCAATGTCGACTCAAATGCTTCTCAGGCAGAAAATTCAAGCAATGAGAATACGGTATCCTCCCTTCAGATCGACAGATTGATTCCATCGTTCAAATGGTTTCATAATCTGGACCGGGCGCTCGCTTTTTCAACGTTTGAATTTAAAGTGCCTGATTATTTGCCCGAAGGGTATCGCCTAAGGAATGTGGATTTAAATGAGAATTTTAGTAAAGCCAATAAAGCAGACTTAATTGAATTTGCTACAATCACTTTCGTATCGAACTTTGATCAGCAAGACGAGCGTAATATTGAGATCAAAGCCTCCAAAGGAAACGGAACTTTGCTGGAGCATCAATTATTGTGGGGAGCCTCGTATTCCCAACAAGCGGGCCAAGCTCCTTCTTATCGGCAAGAAGACCTGACATTAGGCAGTATGAAAGGTACGATGTACACAACTACAAGGTCCAAGTATAAGAAAAAGCCTGAACCGGCCCAAAGCTTTGTATGGCAGGAACACGGTGTAACGTATGCAATCAATTATTATAGCGTTGATCTTGCACAAGAAGAGCTTGTAAAAGTCATTCAGTCCTTTGCTTTGCCAGAACAAGTTCAATCTGTCGATTATAAGGGTAAGGGCAATTCTTTCCCTTTGTATGATGAGACGGATTTGCAGAAAGCAAAACATATTCTTGGCTTTCCAGTGAAATTCCCGGTGGCCCTTTCAGACTATGGCCTTAAGCTTGCTGATTCGGTTATGCAGCAGGCTGATGATCAGAACACCGGGTTCTCCATTCGACCAGACACAGACGCCTTAAAAAATAGTTATCGCGTTCCTTACAATTCCTCCATTTATGAAATAAATGACACGATTGATTTTTATCAGAGCAAAGCGCCTGCTGTAGATGTAAACAAGCTGTCGTTTCTACGCAAACTTGAAATTAATGGCATTGAAATAACTACATATACAGATCATGATCACATTTATTGGGAACCAGTTCAATCCGATAACAATCAGTTGAAGTTCAAAACTCAAACGTATTACGTCTGGGAGCAAAACGGTATTTATTATACGGCCTTTTTTCTCGGGGTAGACAAGCATCAAGAAGAAAACCTGAAATCCTTAGTGCTCGCTCCTGTCTAG
- a CDS encoding Hint domain-containing protein: MPGCSPHDYLYPFAAQVCFDTKNPSDMSHATLGNRGCMSLGETWNVVTCYCCCSCFAHGTQIGTPEGHTAIEKFSVGDKVITASLQQSEQGLQLEWKKAKVNFSNGTGPQSHQPAMVYIRFGGHGSIVVTPDHLFLMPSGKLKRADRLVPGRDLLISYNATEVQIDEISIGEYVGGVHHIATDASFDGRLDGHLLLSEGLVSGDFNLQIHQRELLKSGLLEDVEDQPLLGTKEYEAAHSHLVAGNYMSFSAKSDAGLDTLSAAAPEATVKSSKFYVHGSNVAFVPDTAAAFLSPLQAIDVNDNADRWSFTEVSIGNAMVKYLVNLFQGFYPDITFYHDIGRLEPNAYAFTQYGKQYVVLSGGLTRIKGLGMEGLAFILGNMVSRLQKSAPLNADGYTSVGMSDYYTPAILQNMFFGTLYAPLMTSALHQIQLVIFNNINTSLHDAYETDFYKPTTGTRMDAIEAGNGMNFPPNGIGGPEVNGLKVIGAKVIGATIHASSLVTADITPDAAATAFRLLQEHKIVDATGLITADFAVATDLSFLFADVTGENKTLLIEEVRYALLHASASVELHFNTAVRALHAADEDDFSFEPSAHISDVTPGSSRSSVLLKVNLQRGVDYTVSVSRALTSDIGSTLDPNSNSAEITLK; the protein is encoded by the coding sequence GTGCCAGGTTGCTCCCCGCATGATTATTTGTACCCGTTTGCAGCTCAAGTATGCTTTGATACGAAAAACCCTTCCGATATGAGCCATGCGACGCTCGGCAACCGCGGCTGTATGAGCCTGGGAGAAACGTGGAACGTTGTCACCTGCTATTGCTGCTGCTCCTGCTTCGCCCATGGCACGCAAATCGGGACACCAGAGGGTCACACTGCGATTGAGAAGTTTAGTGTAGGGGATAAAGTCATTACAGCCAGCTTACAGCAAAGCGAGCAAGGTCTACAGCTGGAGTGGAAGAAGGCCAAAGTGAACTTCAGCAACGGCACTGGTCCTCAAAGTCATCAACCCGCGATGGTGTACATCCGATTCGGCGGTCATGGCAGCATCGTCGTCACACCGGACCATTTGTTCCTCATGCCTAGCGGCAAGCTTAAGCGGGCTGATCGCCTCGTACCGGGACGTGATTTGTTGATTTCCTATAATGCTACTGAGGTGCAAATCGACGAAATCAGCATCGGCGAATACGTAGGAGGGGTGCATCATATCGCTACAGACGCTTCGTTTGATGGAAGGCTGGACGGTCATTTGCTGCTTTCCGAGGGCTTGGTTTCCGGTGACTTCAATTTGCAAATCCATCAGCGGGAGCTTTTGAAAAGCGGCCTGCTGGAGGATGTAGAGGATCAACCATTATTGGGAACTAAAGAATATGAAGCGGCTCATTCACACTTGGTTGCTGGTAATTATATGTCCTTTAGCGCAAAGAGCGACGCTGGATTGGATACGTTATCCGCTGCTGCTCCTGAAGCGACTGTGAAGTCGAGCAAATTTTATGTACACGGATCAAATGTAGCTTTTGTCCCAGACACTGCGGCCGCCTTCCTTAGCCCTTTGCAAGCGATTGATGTAAACGATAATGCGGATAGATGGAGCTTTACGGAAGTGAGTATTGGCAACGCCATGGTCAAATACCTAGTGAACCTGTTCCAAGGCTTCTACCCGGATATTACGTTCTATCATGATATCGGACGTCTGGAGCCCAACGCTTACGCCTTCACCCAATACGGCAAGCAATACGTTGTCCTTTCGGGCGGTTTAACGCGTATCAAGGGACTTGGAATGGAAGGACTGGCGTTCATTCTCGGGAATATGGTCAGCCGTCTTCAGAAGAGCGCGCCTTTGAACGCAGATGGCTACACTTCTGTTGGCATGAGTGATTACTATACACCTGCAATTTTGCAAAATATGTTCTTTGGTACGCTGTATGCCCCATTGATGACTAGCGCACTGCACCAAATTCAGCTCGTTATCTTTAATAACATAAATACCTCGTTGCATGATGCTTATGAAACCGATTTTTACAAGCCAACTACGGGAACTAGGATGGATGCGATAGAAGCAGGCAATGGCATGAATTTCCCTCCGAACGGCATTGGTGGTCCAGAAGTAAATGGCTTGAAGGTAATCGGAGCAAAAGTGATCGGAGCGACTATTCATGCTTCCTCGCTGGTGACTGCCGATATAACGCCTGACGCGGCAGCGACAGCGTTCAGGCTGCTTCAGGAACATAAAATCGTCGATGCAACAGGCTTGATCACAGCGGATTTTGCAGTAGCTACAGACCTATCGTTTCTATTCGCGGATGTGACCGGTGAAAATAAGACGCTGCTTATAGAAGAGGTTCGTTACGCCTTGCTTCATGCCAGCGCAAGCGTTGAATTGCATTTTAATACAGCCGTTAGGGCGCTGCATGCAGCTGATGAGGATGATTTTTCATTTGAGCCTAGTGCGCACATTAGCGATGTAACACCTGGCAGCAGCCGTTCGTCCGTCTTGCTGAAGGTCAATTTGCAGCGCGGAGTGGATTATACCGTTTCAGTGTCCAGAGCACTAACCTCTGATATCGGCTCGACCTTGGACCCCAATTCAAATTCGGCTGAAATCACGTTGAAATAA